One Solea solea chromosome 5, fSolSol10.1, whole genome shotgun sequence genomic window carries:
- the slc35c1 gene encoding GDP-fucose transporter 1 isoform X1, with product MLHIFTPSFLCFSLIMNRTHMKRFNILRMALSGSDSTAQGGHEETYLYRSVRIGAVVALYWFISITMVFLNNYLLDNKELEAPLFITFYQCLVSVGLCCLMQLLSTFCPWLIDFPAVSFDLKTSREVLPLSVVFTCMITFNNLCLKHVGVAFYTVGRSLTTVFNVLFTYIILKQTTSLRSVMCCGVILGGFWLGVDQEGVAGSLSWIGVFFGVLASAFVSLNAIYTKKVMPAVDGNIWKLTYYNNINACVLFLPLMLVFGEFGHILSFNRLTDLRFWGVMTVGGVFGFAIGYVTGLQIKFTSPLSHNVSGTAKACAQTVIAVMYYASSKSMLWWTSNMMVLGGSSAYTWVRSLEMKDTPRKEPQDSDKEKLLPGEKESAGV from the exons ATGCTGCATATATTTACACCcagctttctttgtttctctctcatcATGAACAGGACACACATGAAGCGGTTTAACATCTTGAGAATGGCCCTGTCAGGCTCGGATTCGACCGCCCAGGGGGGGCACGAAGAGACGTACCTTTACCGATCAGTCAGGATAGGAGCCGTGGTTGCACTCTACTGGTTTATTTCGATAACAATGGTGTTCCTTAACAACTATCTGCTAGACAACAAAGAGTTGGAGGCGCCGTTGTTTATCACGTTTTACCAGTGCTTGGTGTCGGTTGGCCTGTGCTGCCTCATGCAGCTGCTATCCACTTTTTGCCCGTGGCTCATCGACTTCCCGGCCGTCAGCTTCGACTTAAAGACGTCCCGGGAGGTACTTCCTCTGTCCGTGGTCTTCACCTGCATGATCACCTTCAACAACCTGTGTCTAAAACATGTGGGAGTGGCTTTTTACACGGTCGGCCGGTCCCTCACCACAGTGTTCAATGTGTTATTCACGTATATCATCCTGAAACAAACCACATCTCTCCGATCCGTCATGTGCTGCGGGGTCATATTGG GTGGTTTCTGGCTTGGTGTAGATCAGGAAGGCGTGGCGGGGTCCCTTTCCTGGATTGGTGTCTTTTTTGGTGTCCTTGCCAGTGCTTTTGTTTCTCTCAATGCCATTTACACCAAGAAGGTGATGCcagcagtggatggaaacaTCTGGAAACTTACCTATTATAACAACATCAATGCCTGTGTCCTCTTCCTGCCACTCATGCTTGTGTTCGGAGAGTTTGGTCATATCCTCAGCTTTAACCGCCTCACAGACCTGAGGTTTTGGGGTGTAATGACAGTTGGAGGAGTGTTTGGTTTCGCCATCGGCTATGTGACTGGTCTTCAGATCAAGTTCACTAGTCCGCTCTCACACAATGTCTCAGGGACAGCAAAAGCCTGTGCACAGACTGTTATTGCAGTGATGTACTACGCTTCAAGTAAAAGCATGCTGTGGTGGACCAGTAACATGATGGTCCTCGGTGGCTCGTCAGCCTACACTTGGGTCAGAAGTCTTGAAATGAAGGACACTCCCCGCAAAGAACCCCAGGACTCTGACAAGGAAAAACTGCTTCCAGGGGAGAAAGAGAGCGCAGGAGTGTAA
- the slc35c1 gene encoding GDP-fucose transporter 1 isoform X2 has product MKRFNILRMALSGSDSTAQGGHEETYLYRSVRIGAVVALYWFISITMVFLNNYLLDNKELEAPLFITFYQCLVSVGLCCLMQLLSTFCPWLIDFPAVSFDLKTSREVLPLSVVFTCMITFNNLCLKHVGVAFYTVGRSLTTVFNVLFTYIILKQTTSLRSVMCCGVILGGFWLGVDQEGVAGSLSWIGVFFGVLASAFVSLNAIYTKKVMPAVDGNIWKLTYYNNINACVLFLPLMLVFGEFGHILSFNRLTDLRFWGVMTVGGVFGFAIGYVTGLQIKFTSPLSHNVSGTAKACAQTVIAVMYYASSKSMLWWTSNMMVLGGSSAYTWVRSLEMKDTPRKEPQDSDKEKLLPGEKESAGV; this is encoded by the exons ATGAAGCGGTTTAACATCTTGAGAATGGCCCTGTCAGGCTCGGATTCGACCGCCCAGGGGGGGCACGAAGAGACGTACCTTTACCGATCAGTCAGGATAGGAGCCGTGGTTGCACTCTACTGGTTTATTTCGATAACAATGGTGTTCCTTAACAACTATCTGCTAGACAACAAAGAGTTGGAGGCGCCGTTGTTTATCACGTTTTACCAGTGCTTGGTGTCGGTTGGCCTGTGCTGCCTCATGCAGCTGCTATCCACTTTTTGCCCGTGGCTCATCGACTTCCCGGCCGTCAGCTTCGACTTAAAGACGTCCCGGGAGGTACTTCCTCTGTCCGTGGTCTTCACCTGCATGATCACCTTCAACAACCTGTGTCTAAAACATGTGGGAGTGGCTTTTTACACGGTCGGCCGGTCCCTCACCACAGTGTTCAATGTGTTATTCACGTATATCATCCTGAAACAAACCACATCTCTCCGATCCGTCATGTGCTGCGGGGTCATATTGG GTGGTTTCTGGCTTGGTGTAGATCAGGAAGGCGTGGCGGGGTCCCTTTCCTGGATTGGTGTCTTTTTTGGTGTCCTTGCCAGTGCTTTTGTTTCTCTCAATGCCATTTACACCAAGAAGGTGATGCcagcagtggatggaaacaTCTGGAAACTTACCTATTATAACAACATCAATGCCTGTGTCCTCTTCCTGCCACTCATGCTTGTGTTCGGAGAGTTTGGTCATATCCTCAGCTTTAACCGCCTCACAGACCTGAGGTTTTGGGGTGTAATGACAGTTGGAGGAGTGTTTGGTTTCGCCATCGGCTATGTGACTGGTCTTCAGATCAAGTTCACTAGTCCGCTCTCACACAATGTCTCAGGGACAGCAAAAGCCTGTGCACAGACTGTTATTGCAGTGATGTACTACGCTTCAAGTAAAAGCATGCTGTGGTGGACCAGTAACATGATGGTCCTCGGTGGCTCGTCAGCCTACACTTGGGTCAGAAGTCTTGAAATGAAGGACACTCCCCGCAAAGAACCCCAGGACTCTGACAAGGAAAAACTGCTTCCAGGGGAGAAAGAGAGCGCAGGAGTGTAA